In uncultured Ilyobacter sp., a genomic segment contains:
- a CDS encoding cation:proton antiporter — protein MEHNILFILGVIFLIAFFNKNISSFLKIPEVTGYVVIGVISSTFLTFFIGRERVDHIIENFHLIPTIALGIIAFTIGIELKLNILKRMGKSIFFIVVWECLGAFISVFAALKIFGFETYKCLLFGAVASATAPAATVAVIKQYKAKGSFTSYILAIVGIDDAMALVIFAFAISFSKALIKGTSVNISDIIISTLVSIFFGVLLGMIFAGLYLLMLKKIRSNDIIQMLLISFILMLLGISEQLHVSELLSIMSFGAILTNFSDVMTLKSEEIIEKFTGVFLGAFFILGGAHLDFLSVGGIIVVGVIYFVSRSFGKIIGASFGANISGSSNIVKKYIGFALLPQVGVGLALALSIKRTFDSKILEAGKEVLVYGDKGSEVSYMILNILLFTTLITEVVGPMLTRYALKKSGEIKD, from the coding sequence ATGGAACACAATATTTTGTTTATATTAGGAGTGATATTTCTCATAGCTTTTTTTAATAAAAATATTTCAAGTTTTTTAAAAATACCAGAGGTGACAGGGTATGTTGTGATCGGTGTAATTTCAAGCACTTTCTTAACTTTTTTTATAGGGAGGGAAAGAGTTGACCATATAATAGAAAATTTTCATCTTATTCCAACTATCGCTCTAGGAATAATAGCGTTTACAATAGGGATAGAATTAAAGCTCAATATTTTGAAAAGAATGGGGAAAAGTATCTTTTTTATAGTTGTATGGGAGTGCTTAGGGGCGTTTATTTCAGTCTTTGCAGCACTTAAAATTTTTGGTTTTGAAACATATAAGTGTTTGTTATTTGGTGCAGTTGCATCAGCAACAGCACCAGCCGCCACTGTAGCAGTAATAAAACAATATAAGGCAAAAGGAAGTTTTACATCATATATTCTGGCAATAGTTGGAATAGATGATGCCATGGCACTTGTAATTTTTGCATTTGCTATCAGTTTTTCTAAAGCACTTATAAAAGGAACTTCTGTAAATATATCAGATATAATAATTTCCACCTTGGTATCCATATTTTTTGGAGTTTTACTGGGTATGATTTTTGCAGGACTATATCTTCTAATGCTAAAGAAAATAAGGAGTAATGACATAATACAGATGCTCTTGATCTCTTTTATTTTGATGCTCTTAGGTATTTCGGAACAACTTCATGTATCGGAACTTTTATCAATAATGAGCTTCGGAGCTATACTGACTAATTTTTCTGATGTAATGACTTTAAAAAGTGAAGAGATAATAGAAAAATTTACCGGAGTGTTTTTAGGGGCATTTTTTATACTAGGAGGAGCTCATTTGGATTTTTTATCAGTAGGGGGGATAATTGTTGTAGGTGTTATATATTTTGTTTCAAGGAGTTTTGGAAAAATAATAGGTGCAAGTTTTGGAGCAAATATAAGTGGCAGTTCCAATATCGTAAAAAAATATATTGGATTTGCTCTGTTGCCCCAGGTGGGGGTGGGATTAGCCCTAGCTTTATCTATAAAAAGAACCTTTGATTCAAAAATTTTAGAAGCAGGGAAAGAGGTGTTGGTGTATGGAGATAAGGGATCCGAGGTATCGTATATGATCCTAAATATACTTTTATTTACAACTCTTATAACAGAAGTTGTCGGACCTATGCTCACCAGATATGCCCTTAAAAAAAGTGGAGAAATAAAAGATTAG
- a CDS encoding PTS sugar transporter subunit IIA has product MLQELIKKENIVFLDEENPRNAIKLLVKKAKELEKLGDQDLFETEIFEREAILSTGIGLGIAIPHAKLEGIEKIFIIVGINRRELDWDSIDEKPVKIVFLIGAPESDQKNYLRILSKLILLVKNEVRREAIFSANQSQEVVELFKNF; this is encoded by the coding sequence ATGTTACAAGAGTTGATCAAAAAAGAAAATATAGTGTTTTTAGACGAGGAAAATCCCAGGAATGCAATTAAATTACTTGTGAAAAAGGCTAAGGAACTGGAAAAGTTAGGAGATCAAGATCTATTTGAGACTGAGATTTTCGAAAGAGAGGCGATACTCAGTACAGGAATTGGGCTGGGAATAGCGATTCCACATGCAAAATTAGAAGGTATAGAAAAGATCTTTATTATTGTGGGAATAAATAGGAGAGAACTAGATTGGGATTCAATTGATGAAAAGCCTGTAAAAATAGTTTTTCTTATAGGGGCCCCTGAATCTGATCAGAAAAATTATCTAAGAATTTTATCCAAGTTAATTCTTCTTGTAAAAAATGAGGTTCGAAGAGAAGCGATTTTTTCTGCAAATCAATCACAGGAGGTAGTTGAACTTTTTAAAAACTTTTAA
- a CDS encoding propanediol/glycerol family dehydratase large subunit, with product MKSKRFEVLNERPVNKDGFISEWIEEGLIAMESPNDPNPSLKIENGQITELDGKSREEFDMIDRFIADYAINMENAEKAMKMSSMEISKKLVDINVSRDEVLEITTGITPAKIIKVMEHMNVVEMMMAVQKMRARKTPSNQCHVTNLRDNPVLIAADAAEASVRGFDEQETTIGIVRYAPFNAISIFVGSQVGRGGILTQCSVEEATELELGMKGFTSYAETVSVYGTEQVFIDGDDTPWSKAFLASAYASRGLKMRFTSGTGSEALMGNAEGKSMLYLEARCIYVTRGSGVQGLQNGSVSCIGMPGSLPGGIRAVLAENLIAMLLDLECASANDQTFSHSEYRRTARTLMQMLPGTDFIFSGYSAVPNCDNMFAGSNFDAEDFDDYNALQRDLKIDGGLKPVTEDEIVKVRNKAARAIQGLFKELDLPEITDEEVEAATYAHGSVDMPARNVVEDLKAAEELLSSGITGVDLVKGLSRSGFDDVAEHVLGMLKQRVSGDYLQTSAILDKGFKIKSAINDRNDYMGPGSGYRISEERWEEIKNIPSAIKPESIE from the coding sequence GTGAAATCAAAAAGATTTGAAGTATTGAACGAACGTCCTGTAAATAAAGATGGCTTTATAAGTGAATGGATAGAAGAAGGACTAATCGCAATGGAAAGTCCTAACGATCCTAATCCAAGTTTGAAAATAGAAAATGGTCAAATAACAGAGTTAGATGGTAAAAGCAGAGAAGAATTTGACATGATCGACAGATTTATAGCAGATTATGCAATAAATATGGAAAATGCTGAAAAAGCTATGAAAATGTCATCTATGGAAATATCTAAAAAACTAGTAGACATAAATGTATCAAGAGATGAAGTGCTGGAAATAACAACAGGAATTACCCCAGCAAAAATAATTAAAGTTATGGAACACATGAATGTTGTAGAGATGATGATGGCCGTACAAAAAATGAGAGCCAGAAAAACTCCTTCCAATCAGTGTCATGTAACTAACTTGAGAGACAATCCTGTATTAATTGCCGCTGATGCTGCCGAAGCGTCAGTAAGAGGTTTTGATGAACAGGAGACTACAATCGGTATAGTAAGATATGCACCTTTCAATGCCATCTCAATATTTGTAGGTTCACAAGTAGGTAGAGGAGGAATACTGACTCAGTGTTCTGTAGAAGAAGCTACTGAATTAGAGCTTGGAATGAAAGGATTCACAAGTTATGCAGAAACAGTGTCTGTATATGGTACAGAGCAAGTGTTTATAGACGGTGACGACACTCCTTGGTCAAAAGCCTTCCTTGCTTCAGCATATGCATCAAGAGGATTAAAAATGAGATTTACATCTGGAACTGGTTCAGAGGCTCTTATGGGAAATGCTGAAGGGAAATCAATGCTTTACCTTGAAGCAAGATGTATCTACGTAACAAGAGGGTCTGGAGTACAAGGACTACAAAATGGTTCTGTAAGCTGCATAGGGATGCCTGGGTCACTACCTGGAGGAATAAGGGCTGTACTGGCTGAAAACCTGATAGCAATGTTACTTGACTTAGAATGTGCATCAGCAAATGACCAGACATTCTCTCACTCAGAATATAGAAGGACAGCAAGAACTCTAATGCAGATGCTTCCTGGAACAGACTTCATATTCTCAGGATATAGTGCCGTACCAAACTGTGATAACATGTTTGCTGGATCAAATTTTGATGCAGAGGATTTTGATGACTATAATGCTCTTCAGAGAGACCTTAAAATAGACGGTGGTTTAAAACCTGTAACTGAAGATGAGATTGTCAAAGTAAGAAATAAAGCAGCCAGAGCAATACAGGGGTTATTCAAAGAACTTGATCTTCCTGAAATAACAGATGAAGAAGTGGAAGCAGCAACATATGCCCACGGAAGTGTTGATATGCCTGCAAGAAATGTGGTTGAAGATTTAAAAGCGGCAGAAGAACTTTTAAGCTCTGGAATAACAGGAGTAGATCTTGTTAAAGGACTTAGCAGAAGCGGATTTGACGATGTAGCTGAGCATGTTTTAGGTATGTTAAAACAGAGAGTTTCAGGAGATTACCTGCAAACTTCAGCTATATTAGACAAAGGCTTTAAAATAAAGAGTGCCATAAACGATAGAAATGATTACATGGGTCCTGGAAGCGGATATAGAATAAGCGAGGAAAGATGGGAAGAGATCAAAAATATCCCATCAGCTATAAAACCAGAAAGTATAGAATAG
- a CDS encoding diol dehydratase small subunit, whose amino-acid sequence MNIDIKNINPISDYPLGEKRKELLKTSTGKTLDEITLENVINGDIKPEDIRISPETLKLQGEIAKKGNRPTITKNFERASEMVAIPDDKILATYNALRPYRSSKEELFEIADELESKYSAVVISAFIKEAAEVYEQRGQLRKD is encoded by the coding sequence ATGAATATAGATATTAAAAATATAAATCCAATCTCTGATTATCCATTAGGAGAAAAGAGAAAAGAATTGTTGAAAACATCCACAGGTAAAACTTTGGATGAAATAACTTTAGAAAATGTAATAAATGGAGATATAAAGCCTGAAGATATAAGAATCTCACCTGAAACTCTAAAATTACAGGGAGAGATAGCAAAGAAAGGTAACAGGCCAACTATAACAAAGAACTTTGAAAGAGCCAGTGAAATGGTTGCCATTCCAGATGATAAAATATTAGCAACTTACAACGCTTTAAGACCTTACAGATCTTCAAAGGAAGAATTATTTGAAATAGCCGATGAACTGGAAAGTAAGTATTCAGCTGTTGTAATATCTGCATTTATCAAGGAAGCCGCAGAAGTTTATGAACAAAGAGGTCAACTTAGAAAAGATTAG
- the pnp gene encoding polyribonucleotide nucleotidyltransferase — protein sequence MFEEKKMEIEIGGRTLSLSTGKIARQSCGAVMIQYGDTILLSTVNRSREGRKGADFFPLTVDFLEKYYAVGKFPGGFHKRESRPSTDATLTARLIDRPIRPMFPEGFNYDVHIVNTVFSYDGDNTPDYLGIIGSSASLMISDIPFLGPVAGVVVAMKDDEFILNPTPKELAESPLNLSVAGTKDAVNMVEAGAAEMSEEVMLKAILFAHENIKKICEFQEEFAKLSGKEKFEFVKPEVDETVKNFIDEKGGERLKKAVLAIGKQAREDAVNDLEDELLASFTEKFIQENELEELPGEVEGEFKNYYHDLMKKFVREAIVYNKHRVDGRKTDEIRDLYAEIGTLPLPHGSAMFTRGETQAIVTTTLGTKHDEQLVDGLNEEFYKKFYLHYNFPPYSVGEARFMRAPGRRELGHGALAERALSYVMPSTDDFPYTVRVVSEITESNGSSSQASICGGSLALMAAGVPVKSHVAGIAMGLVKEGDDYAVLTDIMGLEDHLGDMDFKVAGTEAGITALQMDIKITGIDEDVMRTALKQALDARLQIIGVMKNAIEVPAELAPSAPRIYQMMVPTDKIAALIGPGGKNIKAIIEETGATIDIEDDGKVSIFSNDGEILEKTITLVNNYVKDIEAGEIYQGKVVKVAKFGAFMQILPGKEGLLHVSEISHERVANVDDVLSVGDILEVKVIANENGKVSLSRKQLIAKPVKDSNKKSSEETK from the coding sequence GTGTTTGAAGAAAAAAAAATGGAAATTGAAATTGGAGGGAGAACCCTCTCGCTTTCGACTGGTAAAATAGCTAGACAATCTTGCGGAGCAGTGATGATACAATATGGTGATACTATACTTTTAAGTACAGTAAACAGAAGTAGAGAAGGAAGAAAGGGAGCGGATTTTTTCCCTCTTACTGTAGATTTCTTGGAAAAATATTATGCAGTGGGAAAATTCCCAGGAGGGTTTCATAAAAGAGAATCAAGACCGTCTACGGATGCTACTCTAACTGCAAGACTTATAGATAGACCAATAAGACCTATGTTTCCAGAGGGATTCAATTATGATGTACATATTGTAAATACTGTATTTTCATATGATGGAGACAATACCCCTGACTACCTAGGAATAATAGGATCATCAGCATCACTTATGATATCCGACATCCCATTTTTAGGACCGGTAGCCGGAGTTGTAGTTGCAATGAAGGATGATGAATTCATACTAAACCCTACACCAAAAGAGTTGGCTGAGAGCCCTCTTAACCTTTCTGTTGCAGGAACTAAAGATGCAGTAAATATGGTTGAGGCAGGAGCTGCTGAAATGTCAGAAGAGGTAATGCTAAAGGCTATCCTTTTTGCTCATGAGAATATAAAGAAAATATGTGAATTCCAAGAGGAATTTGCAAAATTATCTGGGAAAGAGAAGTTTGAATTTGTAAAACCTGAGGTAGATGAAACAGTTAAAAACTTCATCGATGAAAAGGGTGGAGAAAGATTAAAGAAGGCTGTACTAGCAATAGGAAAACAAGCTAGAGAAGATGCAGTTAATGATCTTGAAGATGAGCTTTTAGCAAGCTTTACTGAAAAATTTATTCAAGAGAATGAACTTGAAGAGCTTCCAGGAGAGGTTGAAGGGGAGTTTAAAAATTATTATCATGATCTTATGAAAAAATTTGTAAGAGAAGCCATCGTATACAATAAACACAGGGTAGACGGAAGAAAAACCGATGAAATAAGAGATCTTTATGCTGAGATAGGAACCCTTCCTTTACCTCATGGTTCTGCAATGTTCACAAGAGGAGAAACTCAGGCAATAGTTACAACAACTCTTGGAACAAAGCATGATGAACAGCTTGTAGACGGATTGAATGAAGAATTCTATAAGAAGTTTTATCTTCACTATAACTTCCCTCCTTATTCAGTTGGAGAGGCAAGATTTATGAGAGCTCCAGGAAGAAGAGAATTAGGACACGGTGCCCTTGCTGAGAGAGCACTTAGTTATGTGATGCCTTCAACAGATGACTTCCCTTATACAGTAAGAGTTGTTTCTGAGATAACTGAATCAAATGGTTCATCATCACAGGCCTCTATATGCGGTGGATCATTGGCACTAATGGCAGCAGGTGTCCCTGTGAAGAGTCATGTTGCTGGTATAGCTATGGGTCTTGTAAAAGAGGGAGACGACTATGCAGTTCTTACTGATATTATGGGATTAGAAGATCACCTTGGAGATATGGACTTTAAAGTGGCAGGAACTGAAGCAGGAATTACAGCGCTTCAAATGGATATAAAGATCACAGGAATAGATGAAGATGTAATGAGAACAGCACTTAAGCAGGCTCTAGATGCAAGGCTGCAGATTATCGGAGTAATGAAAAATGCCATAGAAGTACCGGCTGAGTTGGCACCAAGTGCCCCTAGAATCTATCAGATGATGGTACCTACTGACAAGATAGCTGCTCTAATAGGACCAGGTGGAAAAAACATCAAGGCGATAATAGAGGAAACAGGTGCTACTATTGATATAGAGGATGATGGAAAAGTTTCAATCTTCTCAAATGACGGAGAGATTCTAGAAAAAACAATAACCCTTGTTAATAACTATGTGAAAGATATCGAAGCAGGAGAAATATATCAGGGTAAAGTTGTTAAGGTTGCCAAGTTTGGTGCCTTTATGCAAATACTTCCTGGAAAAGAGGGACTTCTGCATGTTTCTGAAATATCCCACGAGAGAGTGGCAAACGTAGATGACGTACTTTCTGTAGGAGATATTTTAGAAGTAAAAGTTATAGCTAATGAAAACGGTAAGGTAAGTTTAAGTAGAAAACAACTTATTGCAAAACCCGTAAAAGACAGTAATAAAAAATCTTCAGAAGAGACTAAATAA
- a CDS encoding propanediol/glycerol family dehydratase medium subunit codes for MENKFVPSVKIEEIGEAKKGSRSEEVVIGLAPAFKKFQHKTITDVPHDEVLTELIAGIEEEGLKARIVRVTRTSDVSFMALDAAKLSGSGIGIGIQSKGTTVIHQKDLLPLNNLELFPQAPLLTPETFRLIGKNAAKYAKGESPNPVPVASDQMARPKYQAKAALLHIKETKHVVQHGKPVEIKYEF; via the coding sequence ATGGAAAATAAATTTGTACCATCTGTAAAGATAGAAGAAATCGGAGAAGCAAAAAAAGGAAGCAGATCTGAAGAAGTAGTTATAGGACTGGCTCCTGCATTTAAAAAATTTCAACATAAAACAATAACAGATGTCCCTCACGATGAAGTCCTGACTGAACTTATCGCAGGTATAGAGGAAGAGGGATTAAAGGCAAGAATCGTAAGAGTAACAAGAACTTCAGATGTTTCATTTATGGCACTGGATGCTGCAAAGTTAAGTGGTTCTGGAATAGGAATAGGAATTCAGTCAAAGGGAACAACAGTAATCCACCAAAAGGACCTGCTTCCTCTAAACAATCTAGAACTTTTCCCACAGGCTCCACTATTAACACCTGAAACATTCAGATTAATAGGAAAAAATGCTGCAAAATATGCAAAGGGAGAATCTCCAAATCCAGTCCCTGTAGCCAGTGACCAGATGGCAAGACCTAAATATCAGGCAAAAGCAGCATTACTACATATAAAAGAGACAAAACATGTCGTTCAACACGGAAAACCAGTAGAAATAAAGTATGAATTTTAG
- a CDS encoding heme-binding protein — translation MIDVVTVKQITLKTAKLMGEKAIKKAEEIDVPVVFSVVDAGGNLLYTERMDKAFVTSVDIANNKAFTSWALKTGTHEISQVVQPGESLYGLNLTNDARIISFGGGFPVVFEGQVIGAIGVSGGTVEEDMTIAKAALEIL, via the coding sequence ATGATTGATGTCGTAACTGTGAAACAAATCACATTGAAGACTGCTAAACTTATGGGAGAAAAAGCTATTAAAAAAGCTGAAGAAATCGATGTACCGGTTGTCTTTTCAGTAGTAGATGCCGGAGGAAACCTTCTTTACACAGAAAGAATGGACAAAGCTTTCGTAACAAGTGTAGATATTGCAAATAACAAGGCTTTTACATCATGGGCATTAAAAACTGGGACTCACGAAATTAGCCAAGTTGTTCAGCCTGGAGAAAGCCTTTATGGATTAAATCTTACAAATGATGCAAGAATCATCTCTTTTGGAGGAGGATTCCCAGTTGTCTTTGAAGGACAGGTAATTGGTGCCATAGGAGTCAGTGGCGGAACAGTTGAAGAAGATATGACTATAGCTAAAGCAGCTTTAGAAATTTTATAG
- a CDS encoding MIP/aquaporin family protein — translation MGIYLAEFIGTMILILLGNGVVANIVLSKSKGNGGGWIAITAGWGFGVTVAVYVTGWVSGAHINPAVTVALASIGVFDWSLVPGYVVSQVAGGFAGAVLVYLSYKQHYDETDDADGILATFSTGPAISGSKWNIVTETIGTAVLVIGIMGITNSNNNVGPMAALLVGVLVWSIGLSIGGPTGYAINPARDLGPRIAHTLLPIEGKRDSDWAYAWIPVVAPLVGGVLGAQIFSACLLIWN, via the coding sequence ATGGGAATTTATTTAGCAGAATTTATAGGTACGATGATATTAATACTTCTTGGGAACGGAGTTGTGGCAAATATCGTGTTGAGTAAAAGCAAGGGTAATGGCGGGGGATGGATAGCGATCACTGCAGGATGGGGATTTGGTGTCACAGTAGCAGTATACGTCACTGGCTGGGTAAGTGGAGCTCACATAAATCCCGCGGTGACTGTGGCCTTGGCCTCTATAGGTGTCTTTGACTGGTCCCTTGTTCCAGGTTATGTAGTTTCCCAAGTGGCAGGAGGATTTGCAGGTGCTGTCCTTGTGTATCTTTCTTACAAACAGCATTATGATGAGACTGATGACGCCGATGGGATACTTGCAACTTTTTCCACAGGGCCTGCTATAAGCGGATCCAAGTGGAACATTGTTACTGAGACTATAGGTACCGCCGTTCTAGTGATAGGAATAATGGGGATAACAAACAGCAATAATAACGTAGGGCCTATGGCGGCACTTCTCGTGGGTGTTTTGGTATGGTCAATAGGCCTTAGTATCGGTGGGCCTACAGGTTATGCCATAAATCCAGCCAGAGATTTAGGTCCGAGAATAGCTCATACACTCCTTCCTATAGAGGGGAAAAGAGATTCAGATTGGGCATATGCTTGGATTCCGGTTGTTGCTCCTCTTGTGGGAGGAGTTTTAGGAGCGCAAATATTTAGTGCCTGTCTGCTGATTTGGAACTGA
- a CDS encoding glycerol dehydratase reactivase beta/small subunit family protein: MDNRPNITLFCSDNIDREYINEILWGIEEEEIPYLLKIVPSKEVVKENYVSGTLEIGIGVLENGDALLTTRKYDKEYIQKANIFVEKNKLRDLGSNGARLVKGLPLR; encoded by the coding sequence ATGGACAACAGGCCTAATATAACATTATTTTGCTCAGATAATATTGACAGGGAATATATTAATGAAATTTTGTGGGGTATAGAGGAGGAAGAGATACCATATCTTCTGAAAATTGTACCTTCTAAAGAAGTTGTCAAAGAAAATTATGTTTCAGGAACTCTAGAGATAGGTATCGGAGTATTAGAAAATGGCGACGCCCTTCTAACAACAAGAAAGTACGATAAGGAATATATACAAAAGGCAAACATTTTTGTAGAAAAAAATAAATTGAGAGATTTAGGAAGCAACGGAGCAAGACTTGTAAAGGGTCTGCCACTTAGATAA
- a CDS encoding diol dehydratase reactivase subunit alpha, whose amino-acid sequence MKIIVGVDIGNATTEVALAKVDNIECKFLSSALHETTGLKGTKDNVLGIKRAIKKAMKRADLKSADLSLIRINEATPVIGDVSMETITETIITESTMIGHNPSTPGGIGLGIGETILFQELGNFENDKDYIVIVEKSFSFLEVAHRINEAFKNGCKIKGAIIQKDDGVLINNRLINKIPIVDEVLFVKKVPTGMKAAVEVAPQGKIIEVISNPYGIATIFSLTSEETKKIVPISKALIGNRSGVVIKTPHGDVKEKVIPAGRIQIDGNYRSKSVNIEEGSKRIMKALGSIEHVQDINGESGTNIGGMLKNVKSVMGNFTNESIDNIKIKDILAVDTFVPQKIKGGIAEEFVFENAVGIAAMVNTKKNQMSEVAKEIEKELRVKVEVGGVEADMAITGALTTPGTGTPLVIVDIGAGSTDACSIDRYGNKELVHLAGAGNMTTLLIQKELGIEDFNLAEDIKKYPLAKVESLFYIRHEDGNVQFFENSLSSKVFAKNVLIKEGELIPIDLDMSLEKIRIIRRSAKRKIFITNVLRSLRKVSHTKNIRDFEFVVIVGGSALDFEISQMITEALSEYGIVAGCGNIRGTEGPRNAVATGLVMGVTDGQQA is encoded by the coding sequence ATGAAGATCATAGTGGGTGTAGATATTGGAAATGCTACAACAGAAGTAGCTTTGGCAAAGGTAGACAATATAGAATGTAAGTTTTTATCCAGTGCCTTACATGAAACAACAGGTTTAAAAGGTACTAAAGATAATGTTTTGGGAATAAAAAGAGCCATTAAGAAGGCAATGAAAAGAGCTGATTTAAAAAGTGCAGATTTATCTTTAATCAGGATAAATGAAGCTACTCCTGTTATAGGAGACGTTTCTATGGAAACTATAACAGAAACAATAATTACAGAGTCTACTATGATTGGACATAACCCTTCAACTCCTGGGGGAATAGGTCTTGGGATAGGAGAAACAATCCTATTCCAAGAGCTTGGAAATTTTGAAAATGATAAAGATTACATAGTAATAGTGGAAAAAAGTTTCAGCTTCTTAGAGGTAGCTCACAGAATCAATGAAGCTTTTAAAAATGGATGCAAAATAAAGGGTGCTATTATTCAAAAAGATGATGGGGTTCTCATAAATAACAGACTCATAAATAAAATCCCCATAGTTGATGAGGTACTTTTTGTTAAAAAAGTACCTACAGGGATGAAGGCTGCTGTAGAAGTAGCTCCACAGGGAAAAATAATAGAGGTTATTTCAAATCCATATGGCATTGCCACAATTTTTTCCCTCACTTCAGAAGAGACTAAAAAAATAGTTCCTATTTCTAAAGCACTTATAGGCAACAGGTCTGGAGTAGTTATCAAGACACCTCACGGAGATGTAAAAGAGAAGGTTATCCCTGCTGGAAGGATACAGATTGACGGAAACTACAGGTCAAAAAGTGTAAATATAGAAGAGGGTTCCAAAAGAATAATGAAAGCCCTGGGAAGTATTGAGCATGTCCAAGATATAAATGGAGAATCTGGAACCAATATCGGAGGAATGCTAAAAAATGTAAAAAGTGTAATGGGGAATTTCACCAATGAGTCCATTGATAATATAAAAATAAAAGACATATTGGCAGTAGATACCTTTGTCCCACAAAAGATAAAGGGGGGAATTGCAGAAGAATTTGTATTTGAAAATGCTGTAGGAATAGCTGCAATGGTAAATACCAAAAAAAATCAAATGTCCGAAGTAGCGAAAGAGATTGAAAAAGAACTGAGAGTAAAAGTAGAAGTAGGAGGAGTAGAGGCAGATATGGCTATAACCGGTGCTCTAACTACTCCAGGCACAGGAACACCTCTGGTAATTGTAGATATAGGAGCAGGTTCGACAGATGCATGTTCCATTGACAGATATGGAAATAAAGAACTGGTTCATCTGGCCGGAGCTGGTAATATGACAACACTTCTTATTCAAAAAGAGCTGGGTATAGAGGATTTTAATCTTGCTGAAGATATAAAAAAATATCCTCTGGCAAAAGTAGAATCTCTATTTTATATAAGACACGAGGATGGAAATGTTCAATTTTTTGAAAACTCTCTTTCTTCGAAAGTATTTGCTAAAAATGTCCTTATAAAAGAAGGTGAACTTATTCCAATCGACCTTGATATGTCTCTGGAAAAAATCAGAATTATCAGAAGGTCTGCCAAAAGAAAAATTTTTATAACCAATGTACTTAGATCATTAAGGAAAGTTTCTCATACAAAAAATATTAGGGATTTTGAATTTGTAGTTATTGTTGGAGGATCTGCATTGGATTTTGAAATATCTCAGATGATAACTGAAGCTTTATCTGAGTATGGAATAGTAGCAGGATGCGGAAATATAAGAGGAACAGAGGGCCCTAGAAATGCTGTAGCCACTGGACTTGTAATGGGGGTGACTGATGGACAACAGGCCTAA
- the nagB gene encoding glucosamine-6-phosphate deaminase — protein sequence MRVLITDKMSEWTALYIASKINDYSDNNKNFVLGLPTGETPLKMYKELVKLHKKGMVSFKNVVTFNMDEYIGIPKDHPQSYHTFMHNNFFRHIDIPDENINILNGNALDFIRECEEYEEKIKKYGGINLFIGGVGKDGHIAFNEPGSSLTSRTRVKTLAQETLRANSRFFDNDISKVPKKALTVGIGTILESKEVLIMAGGEEKALALKAVIEGAINHMWTISAIQLHKKAIILCDEASTMELKVKTVNYFKELEKENLDTEKFSEYLKNQVFPSYF from the coding sequence ATGAGAGTTTTGATCACGGATAAAATGAGTGAATGGACAGCTCTATATATAGCATCTAAAATAAATGATTATTCAGATAACAACAAGAATTTTGTACTTGGACTGCCGACAGGAGAGACGCCTCTTAAAATGTATAAAGAGCTTGTAAAACTCCATAAAAAAGGCATGGTATCTTTCAAAAATGTAGTAACTTTTAATATGGATGAATATATCGGAATTCCTAAAGATCACCCTCAAAGTTATCATACTTTTATGCACAATAATTTTTTTAGGCATATAGATATCCCTGATGAAAATATAAACATTTTAAATGGAAATGCGCTAGATTTTATTAGGGAATGCGAGGAATATGAGGAAAAGATTAAAAAATATGGAGGTATTAATCTATTTATAGGGGGAGTAGGAAAAGACGGACATATAGCATTTAATGAACCGGGGTCTTCACTGACTTCAAGGACAAGAGTGAAAACCTTAGCTCAAGAAACTTTAAGGGCGAATTCTAGATTTTTTGATAATGATATATCAAAGGTTCCTAAAAAGGCTCTTACTGTTGGGATAGGAACAATATTAGAGTCGAAAGAGGTGCTTATAATGGCAGGGGGAGAGGAAAAAGCTCTGGCACTAAAGGCGGTTATAGAGGGGGCTATCAACCACATGTGGACAATCAGCGCAATTCAGCTACATAAAAAAGCTATAATACTGTGTGACGAAGCTTCTACAATGGAACTGAAAGTTAAAACTGTAAATTATTTTAAAGAACTTGAAAAGGAAAATTTGGACACAGAAAAATTTTCTGAGTATTTAAAAAATCAGGTTTTCCCAAGTTATTTTTAG